In Candidatus Buchananbacteria bacterium, the DNA window GTCAAAACAAGCTTTAGTCAGCTCAACACTGCTAAATTCTTTTTTTTGCAAACCACTGCTTGCTTGAGCAATTGTTAATTCGTTAAGCTTCATCTTAAAAAACTGATTTAGTTCTGATCAAATTATCTTCAGAGTCCGGTGCCAACTGAATCATCTGCCCCCGGGCTTTTTTATCAAACTCTTTAACCTCATCAGGGCGCATCACATTTTCCAGACCGGTCACCTGGGCGGTTGGTTCAACGCCGGTTGTATCAATCTTTTGCAACTGTTCAACATACTCCAAAATCGAAGAAAGCTGAGCAGTAAACTTCTCAACCTCTTGATCATTCAAACCAAGTCTGGC includes these proteins:
- the gatC gene encoding Asp-tRNA(Asn)/Glu-tRNA(Gln) amidotransferase subunit GatC, coding for MSLTAQEVKHIAHLARLGLNDQEVEKFTAQLSSILEYVEQLQKIDTTGVEPTAQVTGLENVMRPDEVKEFDKKARGQMIQLAPDSEDNLIRTKSVF